From the genome of uncultured Bacteroides sp., one region includes:
- a CDS encoding transcriptional repressor: MEIQNVKETVRQIFTEYLNANGHRKTPERYAILDTIYSIDGHFDIDSLYSQMMNQENFRVSRATLYNTIILLINARLVIKHQFGNSSQYEKSYNRETHHHLICTQCGRVTELKNDVLQNAIETTRLNRFQLSHYSLYIYGLCAKCDRANKRKKVNNNNKKEK; the protein is encoded by the coding sequence ATGGAGATTCAGAATGTGAAAGAGACAGTTAGGCAGATATTTACTGAATATCTTAATGCAAACGGGCATCGCAAGACTCCCGAACGCTATGCCATACTCGATACCATATACTCTATAGACGGGCATTTTGATATAGACTCTCTCTATTCTCAAATGATGAATCAGGAGAACTTCCGGGTTAGCCGCGCCACACTTTACAATACTATTATTTTGCTTATCAATGCCCGCCTGGTTATAAAACACCAATTCGGTAACTCTTCCCAGTACGAAAAATCATATAACAGAGAAACTCATCATCATTTGATATGCACTCAATGCGGCAGGGTAACCGAACTAAAAAACGATGTGTTGCAGAATGCCATAGAGACTACCAGACTAAACAGATTCCAATTGTCTCATTACTCCTTATATATATATGGATTATGCGCTAAGTGTGACAGAGCTAATAAAAGAAAGAAAGTAAATAATAACAATAAGAAAGAAAAATGA
- a CDS encoding adenylosuccinate synthase encodes MKVDVLLGLQWGDEGKGKVVDVLTPRYDVVARFQGGPNAGHTLEFEGQKYVLRSIPSGIFQGDKVNIIGNGVVLDPALFKAEAEALEASGHKLKERLHISKKAHLILPTHRILDLAYEAAKGESKVGTTGKGIGPTYTDKVSRNGVRVGDILGDFEQKYTEAKAKHELILKGLGYKYDLTELEQAWFEGIEYLKQFHFVDSEHEINRLLSADKSILCEGAQGTMLDIDFGSYPFVTSSNTVCAGACTGLGIAPNKIGEVYGIFKAYCTRVGAGPFPTELFDKTGDQICTLGHEFGSVTGRKRRCGWIDIVALKYSIMINGVTKLIMMKSDVLDMFESIKACVAYKVDGEEIDYFPYDINDDVEPVYVELPGWETDMTKMQSEDEFPEEFNAYVSFLEEQLGVPVKIVSVGPDREQTIERYTEE; translated from the coding sequence ATGAAAGTAGATGTTCTATTAGGTTTGCAATGGGGCGACGAAGGAAAAGGAAAAGTTGTCGATGTTTTAACTCCAAGATATGACGTGGTAGCCCGTTTTCAGGGTGGTCCGAATGCTGGACATACGCTTGAGTTTGAAGGTCAGAAGTATGTACTTCGCTCCATTCCTTCGGGTATATTTCAGGGAGATAAAGTAAATATTATCGGTAATGGTGTAGTACTCGATCCGGCCCTGTTCAAAGCAGAGGCTGAAGCTCTGGAAGCATCCGGTCATAAGCTGAAAGAAAGACTTCATATTTCAAAGAAAGCACATCTCATTCTGCCAACACATCGTATACTTGACTTGGCCTACGAAGCCGCCAAGGGAGAATCGAAAGTGGGCACTACCGGTAAAGGAATCGGTCCTACTTATACGGATAAGGTGAGTAGGAACGGCGTTCGCGTAGGAGATATTCTGGGCGATTTTGAACAGAAGTATACGGAAGCAAAAGCAAAGCACGAGCTAATACTTAAAGGCTTGGGTTATAAATATGACCTTACGGAGCTGGAGCAAGCCTGGTTTGAAGGCATTGAATACCTCAAGCAGTTTCATTTCGTAGATAGCGAACATGAAATTAATCGTTTGCTAAGTGCCGATAAGAGTATACTCTGCGAGGGCGCGCAAGGTACAATGCTTGATATAGATTTCGGTTCTTATCCCTTTGTTACTTCCTCTAACACCGTATGTGCCGGCGCTTGTACCGGACTGGGAATTGCGCCTAACAAAATAGGCGAAGTATATGGCATTTTCAAAGCTTACTGTACGCGTGTGGGTGCAGGTCCTTTTCCTACGGAATTATTTGATAAGACTGGTGATCAGATTTGTACGCTAGGGCACGAGTTTGGTTCGGTTACCGGACGTAAACGCCGTTGCGGGTGGATAGATATTGTGGCGCTCAAATATTCTATCATGATAAATGGTGTGACGAAACTAATCATGATGAAGAGTGATGTGCTCGATATGTTCGAATCTATAAAAGCCTGTGTGGCTTATAAAGTTGACGGGGAAGAAATTGATTATTTCCCGTATGATATCAACGATGATGTAGAACCTGTTTATGTAGAGTTGCCCGGATGGGAAACCGATATGACTAAGATGCAAAGCGAAGACGAATTTCCGGAAGAATTTAATGCCTATGTCTCTTTCTTGGAAGAACAACTAGGCGTACCGGTTAAGATTGTTTCTGTTGGTCCGGACAGGGAACAGACCATTGAGCGATACACAGAAGAGTGA